One Thermococcus kodakarensis KOD1 genomic window carries:
- the topA gene encoding DNA topoisomerase I — MVTLIIAEKPNVARKIAYALAEGKPVRKTIGKVSYYEFTRDGKKVIVAPAVGHLFSLAPKTKTYGYPVFDIEWVPVYVAEKGKSYAKDYIKALATLAKQADEFVVACDYDTEGEVIGYTALKYACGVDPSKAKRMKFSALTKKDLLKAWYNMEPTINFGMADAGIARHVLDWYWGVNLSRALTSAIKRASGKWMVLSTGRVQGPTLKFLVEREKEIQNFEPKPYWVIKMLLEKNGGQYTAVYEKEKVWDEEEAKKIVEEAKKGPAFVEKVEVKQQNRNPPVPFDLGTLQREAYSAFGYSPKKTLDIAQKLYEKGYCLHPDSLIPTPQGVKRIKELPEKGEVFALDFDLKLSRARYRLLERDADEPMYKVTLSDRTELYLTADHPVLVYRDDQLIFVPAEELRENDQVVLFINRSEYSPRTESPTLLGFLLENATSMKDYILYDPEFGGVLRNRIKDAGLKTEILWRFRIREPTYYKYLRGKMPVPIVRFLLEEGVVSIEELREVFRGFSYSTSLTPISFEFSEEFWYLFGLVAGDGHLAKKGAITIPAKDRTEDTVKAVKEIANSLQVPFAFDEKYKMIILRSKSLTRLFELLGCPYGNKTEIFRIPGEIMAKPEWMAAFLAGYYDADGHIGTKPTGGKKSHSPQIVLTSKNRMAIYTVKQMWQLLGVGTYLWEKKDRNGNFMAYELKVYSRDAWRFYEVMKNHLRIKRKDLEHVKEVAIRKRKAYSHHYSVLNVKSWEGKIKSSNVLWKKFDMSNQTAHGRGISLDKLQRIVDYLTDTDLRRIAMGDVYVLGIRSIEKFHYRGKVYDLVVDQYHNFIANGVVVHNCSYPRTSSQKLPKNLNFRSIIQNLAKLPEYKPFAHELLGKESLKPVEGKKDDPAHPAIYPTGELPKPGELTKDEGNLYDLIVRRFLALFMEPAVRETMKVVINSNNHRFILSGARTLKEGWLKVYGKYVKFDEVILPAFKEGEPVKVIQIKREKKKTKPPARYSPAAVIKKMEDLGIGTKATRAQILETLYQRGYIEGKKKIKVTPLGMRVVEALEKNVPDIVSVELTRAFEEKMEEIMAGKADKDQVIEESKEQLIKILQVFKEKELDIGKMLLESTGTGVTTSKEAAKKTGAVKDANDEEKSDGKAGEGTTPKAERKPLVVGKCPKCGGDLVIRYNRKTGKRFVGCSNWPKCDVTYPILQRGQVIPTEKTCCNGAPVVKIREKGREYEICLDMNCKDWKKK, encoded by the coding sequence ATGGTCACGCTCATCATAGCCGAGAAGCCCAACGTCGCTAGGAAGATAGCCTATGCTTTAGCTGAAGGAAAGCCCGTGAGGAAGACAATCGGCAAGGTTAGCTATTACGAGTTCACGCGGGACGGAAAGAAGGTTATAGTCGCCCCAGCCGTGGGACACCTTTTCTCCCTTGCTCCAAAAACCAAGACCTACGGCTACCCGGTTTTCGATATCGAATGGGTCCCCGTCTATGTTGCTGAAAAGGGGAAGAGCTACGCGAAGGACTACATCAAAGCCCTTGCGACCCTCGCTAAGCAGGCAGATGAGTTTGTCGTTGCCTGTGATTATGATACTGAGGGTGAAGTGATAGGTTACACGGCCCTGAAGTACGCCTGCGGCGTTGATCCATCAAAGGCGAAGCGCATGAAGTTCTCTGCCCTAACCAAAAAGGACCTCCTCAAGGCCTGGTACAACATGGAGCCGACGATAAACTTCGGGATGGCCGATGCTGGAATAGCCCGCCACGTCCTCGACTGGTACTGGGGCGTTAACCTTTCGAGGGCTTTAACTTCCGCCATAAAGCGCGCGAGCGGAAAGTGGATGGTTCTCTCGACCGGAAGGGTTCAGGGCCCGACCTTAAAGTTCCTCGTCGAGAGGGAGAAGGAGATACAGAACTTTGAGCCGAAGCCCTACTGGGTCATCAAGATGCTCCTCGAAAAGAACGGGGGACAGTATACAGCGGTCTATGAAAAGGAGAAGGTGTGGGACGAGGAAGAGGCCAAGAAGATAGTGGAAGAAGCCAAGAAGGGGCCAGCTTTCGTCGAGAAAGTTGAAGTAAAACAGCAGAACAGGAACCCGCCCGTTCCCTTCGATCTCGGAACCCTCCAGAGGGAGGCCTACTCTGCGTTCGGCTATTCCCCGAAGAAGACTCTAGACATCGCGCAGAAGCTGTACGAAAAGGGTTATTGCCTGCATCCAGATTCACTAATACCAACTCCCCAGGGGGTTAAGAGAATAAAGGAGCTTCCAGAGAAAGGAGAGGTCTTTGCGCTTGACTTTGACCTAAAACTCTCAAGGGCCAGATACAGACTCCTTGAAAGGGATGCGGATGAGCCGATGTACAAGGTTACCTTAAGTGACAGGACGGAGCTATACCTCACGGCGGATCATCCCGTCCTGGTATACCGGGATGACCAGTTGATCTTTGTCCCGGCAGAAGAACTGAGAGAGAATGATCAGGTCGTTCTTTTTATAAACAGAAGCGAGTACTCCCCAAGAACCGAATCTCCGACGCTCTTGGGCTTCCTTCTTGAAAATGCCACTTCAATGAAGGATTACATCCTCTATGACCCAGAATTTGGCGGCGTCCTGAGGAACAGAATAAAAGACGCCGGTTTAAAAACTGAGATTCTGTGGCGCTTCAGGATTAGGGAGCCGACCTATTACAAATACCTGAGGGGCAAGATGCCCGTTCCGATAGTTAGGTTCCTGCTGGAGGAGGGTGTTGTATCCATCGAAGAGCTGAGGGAAGTATTTAGGGGATTCTCCTACAGCACATCACTGACCCCTATTTCCTTTGAATTCAGCGAGGAGTTCTGGTACCTCTTTGGACTCGTGGCGGGAGACGGTCATCTCGCAAAGAAGGGAGCGATAACGATACCAGCAAAGGACAGAACTGAGGACACCGTGAAGGCTGTTAAAGAGATAGCGAACTCTCTTCAAGTTCCTTTTGCCTTTGACGAAAAGTACAAGATGATAATCCTTCGTAGCAAGTCGCTAACGAGGCTTTTCGAATTGCTCGGTTGTCCATATGGCAATAAGACCGAAATCTTCAGGATCCCAGGAGAGATAATGGCTAAGCCAGAGTGGATGGCGGCGTTTCTGGCCGGTTATTACGATGCAGACGGCCACATAGGAACGAAACCAACCGGTGGGAAGAAATCTCATTCTCCGCAGATAGTTCTCACGTCCAAAAACCGCATGGCCATATATACTGTTAAACAGATGTGGCAGCTTCTTGGGGTCGGAACGTATCTGTGGGAAAAGAAAGACAGAAACGGGAACTTCATGGCCTACGAGCTTAAGGTATACTCCCGCGATGCTTGGAGGTTCTATGAAGTGATGAAAAATCACCTCCGGATCAAAAGAAAGGATTTGGAACACGTAAAGGAAGTTGCCATTAGGAAAAGAAAAGCGTACTCGCACCACTACAGCGTTCTTAACGTCAAAAGCTGGGAAGGAAAGATAAAATCCAGCAACGTTCTTTGGAAAAAGTTCGATATGTCTAACCAAACCGCACACGGCAGAGGAATAAGCCTCGACAAGCTCCAGCGGATAGTGGACTATCTCACGGACACTGATCTGCGCAGAATAGCAATGGGCGATGTGTACGTTCTTGGTATAAGATCCATTGAGAAATTCCACTACCGCGGTAAGGTGTACGACCTCGTAGTTGATCAATATCACAACTTCATTGCCAACGGCGTTGTGGTTCACAACTGCTCTTATCCAAGAACTTCCTCCCAAAAGCTCCCCAAGAACCTGAACTTCCGATCGATAATCCAGAATCTAGCCAAGCTACCAGAGTACAAGCCCTTCGCCCACGAGCTTTTGGGTAAGGAAAGCCTCAAGCCGGTTGAGGGCAAGAAGGACGACCCAGCCCACCCGGCGATATATCCAACGGGCGAGCTTCCGAAGCCCGGCGAGCTGACCAAGGACGAGGGGAACCTCTACGACCTCATAGTGAGGCGCTTCCTGGCGCTCTTCATGGAGCCAGCCGTAAGGGAAACCATGAAGGTGGTAATAAACTCCAACAACCACCGCTTCATCTTGAGCGGTGCAAGGACTCTCAAAGAGGGCTGGCTGAAGGTCTATGGAAAGTACGTCAAGTTCGACGAGGTTATCCTCCCGGCCTTTAAGGAGGGTGAACCCGTAAAGGTCATCCAGATAAAGCGCGAGAAAAAGAAGACGAAGCCTCCAGCAAGATATTCTCCAGCGGCGGTCATAAAGAAGATGGAAGATCTCGGCATTGGAACAAAAGCCACTCGCGCCCAGATTCTCGAGACTCTCTACCAGAGGGGCTACATCGAGGGCAAGAAGAAGATCAAGGTGACGCCGCTCGGCATGAGGGTCGTTGAGGCTCTCGAAAAGAACGTACCGGATATAGTCAGCGTCGAGCTTACCCGTGCCTTTGAGGAGAAGATGGAGGAGATAATGGCAGGAAAAGCGGACAAAGACCAGGTCATCGAGGAGAGCAAGGAGCAGCTGATAAAGATACTCCAGGTCTTCAAGGAAAAGGAGCTGGATATCGGTAAAATGCTCCTCGAGAGCACTGGAACCGGTGTAACTACGAGCAAAGAGGCCGCAAAGAAAACGGGGGCGGTTAAAGATGCCAACGACGAAGAAAAATCTGACGGCAAGGCTGGGGAGGGAACTACTCCAAAAGCCGAGAGGAAGCCCCTCGTCGTGGGCAAGTGCCCAAAGTGCGGCGGCGATCTGGTCATCCGCTACAACAGAAAGACTGGGAAGAGGTTCGTCGGCTGCTCCAACTGGCCGAAGTGCGATGTCACTTACCCAATCCTCCAGCGCGGTCAGGTTATCCCCACTGAAAAGACCTGCTGCAACGGTGCACCAGTCGTTAAGATACGTGAGAAGGGCAGGGAGTACGAGATATGCCTCGATATGAACTGCAAGGACTGGAAAAAGAAATGA
- a CDS encoding MoaD/ThiS family protein has translation MIRVKVLGRGIEKEIEWQKGVTVADVLRAVGFNTESAIARVNGRVALEEEKVEDGAYVEVIPVVSGG, from the coding sequence ATGATAAGGGTCAAAGTCCTCGGAAGGGGAATAGAAAAGGAGATAGAGTGGCAGAAGGGGGTTACTGTCGCTGACGTGCTCAGGGCTGTGGGCTTCAACACCGAGAGCGCCATAGCGAGGGTGAACGGAAGGGTTGCCCTGGAGGAAGAAAAGGTAGAGGACGGTGCTTACGTCGAGGTAATCCCCGTCGTCTCTGGCGGATGA
- a CDS encoding pyridoxal phosphate-dependent aminotransferase, whose translation MIKPSERAMGVEYAIRDVVLPARELEKKGIEVIRLNIGDPGKYDFQPPEHMKEAYCRAIKEGHNYYGPSEGLPEMREAVVQREKRKNGVDITPDDVRVTTAVTEALQLLFGALLDPGDNILVPSPSYPPYTGLVKFYGGIPNEYDTIEENGWQPDIDDMRKRINERTKAIAVINPNNPTGALYEKKTVKEILDLAGEYDIPVISDEIYDLMTYEGEHVSPGSLTKDVPVIVMNGLSKVYFATGWRLGYFYYVDPENKLAEVREAVDKLMRIRICPSTPAQFAAIAGLTGPMDYLEEYMKKLKERRDYIYKRLTEIPGVSTQKPQGAFYIFPRIDERSKWKSDKEFVLDVLHEAHVLFVHGSGFGRAGNWHFRIVFLPPVEILEKAMDRFEEFMRKRLAE comes from the coding sequence ATGATCAAACCTTCCGAAAGGGCGATGGGCGTTGAGTACGCCATAAGGGATGTCGTCCTCCCGGCGAGGGAGCTTGAGAAAAAGGGCATCGAGGTAATCAGACTCAACATAGGCGACCCCGGGAAGTACGACTTCCAGCCGCCGGAACACATGAAGGAGGCATACTGCAGGGCCATAAAAGAGGGCCACAACTACTACGGACCGAGTGAAGGTCTCCCCGAGATGAGGGAGGCCGTCGTCCAGCGTGAGAAGAGGAAGAACGGCGTGGACATCACCCCCGATGACGTCCGCGTCACAACTGCCGTCACCGAGGCACTTCAGCTCCTCTTTGGTGCACTCCTCGACCCTGGAGACAACATCCTCGTTCCAAGTCCGAGCTATCCGCCTTACACCGGCCTCGTCAAGTTCTACGGCGGAATACCCAATGAGTACGATACAATAGAGGAGAACGGCTGGCAGCCGGACATTGACGACATGAGGAAGCGCATAAACGAGAGGACTAAAGCGATAGCCGTTATCAACCCTAACAACCCCACCGGAGCGCTATACGAGAAGAAGACCGTGAAAGAAATCCTTGATCTGGCCGGCGAGTACGACATACCCGTCATCAGCGACGAGATTTACGACCTCATGACCTACGAGGGGGAGCACGTCTCACCCGGCTCGCTCACAAAGGACGTTCCCGTTATAGTCATGAACGGCCTCTCCAAGGTCTACTTCGCCACAGGCTGGCGCTTGGGCTACTTCTACTACGTTGATCCTGAAAACAAGCTTGCCGAGGTCAGGGAAGCCGTTGACAAGCTCATGCGCATAAGGATATGCCCGAGTACCCCGGCCCAGTTCGCGGCCATAGCGGGTCTAACTGGCCCGATGGATTACCTGGAAGAGTACATGAAAAAGCTCAAGGAGAGGAGGGACTACATCTACAAGCGCCTGACGGAGATACCAGGAGTTAGCACCCAGAAACCGCAGGGGGCGTTCTATATCTTCCCACGCATTGACGAGCGCTCCAAGTGGAAGAGTGACAAGGAGTTCGTCCTCGATGTCCTCCACGAGGCCCACGTCCTCTTCGTCCACGGTTCGGGCTTCGGAAGGGCTGGAAACTGGCACTTCCGCATAGTCTTCCTTCCGCCGGTTGAGATACTGGAGAAGGCAATGGACAGGTTCGAAGAGTTCATGAGAAAGAGGCTGGCGGAGTGA
- a CDS encoding lysine exporter LysO family protein → MRFLYLVLGSLVLGLLVGHFFSPDFGNAYEVMLDLLILLIGVDLGMSLNAEELKKLGKKSLLLPTETLLGSLLGGAVGALVLGIDLKWGLAIGAGCGWYSITGPLIAQYSAIYGAIGFLGNLLREILTIILYPVVIKWVSPEKAVVMGGATTMDTTLPIITKFGGRETALVAFVHGFILTAVVPFVVSFILSL, encoded by the coding sequence TTGAGGTTTCTCTACCTTGTGCTCGGGTCTCTTGTCCTCGGGCTGCTCGTCGGGCATTTCTTCAGTCCGGATTTTGGAAACGCCTACGAGGTTATGCTCGATCTCCTTATACTCCTCATAGGAGTCGATCTGGGGATGAGCCTCAACGCAGAGGAGCTGAAAAAACTCGGAAAGAAGTCCCTCCTCCTGCCGACGGAGACACTCTTGGGGTCTCTTCTTGGTGGGGCTGTTGGAGCGTTGGTGCTTGGAATAGACCTGAAGTGGGGACTCGCAATAGGTGCAGGGTGCGGGTGGTACTCAATAACCGGCCCGCTGATAGCCCAGTACTCGGCAATCTACGGTGCTATCGGGTTTTTGGGCAACCTGTTGAGGGAAATCCTGACGATAATCCTGTACCCTGTTGTCATAAAGTGGGTATCTCCAGAGAAGGCCGTTGTCATGGGCGGGGCAACGACCATGGACACAACCCTGCCGATAATAACAAAATTCGGGGGAAGGGAAACAGCCTTAGTTGCCTTCGTCCACGGCTTCATCCTTACGGCGGTGGTTCCGTTCGTGGTGTCGTTTATCCTGAGCCTCTGA
- a CDS encoding 50S ribosomal protein L44e has translation MKYPKQIRTYCPFCKRHTIHKVEKVKKRPRSELSAGQRRFRRKLKGYTGFPRPNPAGREKPVKKLDLRFRCTVCGKAHTRGQGFRVKKFELVEV, from the coding sequence ATGAAGTACCCGAAGCAGATAAGGACGTACTGCCCGTTTTGTAAGAGACACACCATTCACAAGGTCGAGAAGGTCAAGAAGAGGCCGAGGAGCGAGCTGAGCGCGGGCCAGAGGAGGTTCAGGAGAAAGCTCAAGGGTTACACAGGTTTCCCGAGGCCGAACCCGGCTGGAAGGGAGAAGCCGGTCAAAAAGCTCGACCTCAGGTTCCGCTGCACCGTCTGCGGAAAGGCCCACACCAGGGGACAGGGCTTCCGTGTGAAGAAGTTCGAGCTGGTGGAGGTGTGA
- a CDS encoding 30S ribosomal protein S27e, which produces MALPKNLIPMPRSRFLRVKCIDCGNEQIVFSHPATPVRCLVCGATLVEPTGGKGIIKAKVLEVLE; this is translated from the coding sequence ATGGCCCTCCCGAAGAACCTCATTCCGATGCCGAGGAGCAGGTTCCTCCGCGTTAAGTGCATTGACTGCGGCAACGAGCAGATAGTCTTCAGCCACCCGGCCACTCCCGTCAGGTGCCTGGTCTGCGGTGCCACCCTCGTCGAGCCGACCGGCGGAAAGGGCATCATCAAGGCCAAGGTTCTCGAAGTTCTTGAGTGA
- a CDS encoding translation initiation factor IF-2 subunit alpha — translation MPRKAKEYPEEGEFVVATVKNIHPYGAFLTLDEYPGKEGFMHISEVAPTWVKNIRDYLKEGQKIVAKVIRVDPEKGHIDLSLKRVNQQQRKAKLQEYKRAQKAENLLKMAAEKLGKDFETAWREVWVPLEEEYGEVYAAFEDAAQNGMDVLKGLISDEWIEALKPIIEAYVEIPTVTIDAEFEITVPKPNGIEIIKEALIKARDRANQEKDIEVKFSYQGAPRYRIDITAPDYYKAEEVLEDIAEEILRVIKEAGGEATLIRKEKRIKKVKKRGS, via the coding sequence ATGCCAAGGAAGGCTAAAGAGTACCCAGAGGAAGGAGAGTTTGTGGTTGCAACCGTTAAGAACATTCACCCTTACGGAGCCTTTCTCACGCTTGACGAGTACCCTGGAAAGGAGGGCTTCATGCACATAAGCGAGGTCGCTCCCACATGGGTCAAGAACATAAGGGACTACCTCAAAGAGGGACAGAAGATAGTCGCCAAGGTCATCCGCGTTGACCCCGAGAAAGGACACATCGACCTGAGCCTAAAGAGGGTTAACCAGCAGCAGAGGAAGGCGAAGCTTCAGGAGTACAAGAGGGCTCAGAAGGCAGAGAACCTGCTCAAAATGGCTGCCGAAAAGCTCGGAAAGGACTTTGAAACGGCCTGGAGAGAGGTCTGGGTCCCGCTTGAGGAAGAGTACGGCGAGGTTTATGCTGCCTTTGAGGACGCGGCCCAGAACGGTATGGACGTCCTCAAGGGACTCATCAGCGACGAGTGGATTGAGGCTCTAAAGCCGATAATCGAGGCCTACGTCGAGATTCCGACGGTCACGATAGATGCGGAGTTTGAGATAACCGTTCCGAAGCCCAACGGCATCGAGATAATCAAGGAGGCGCTCATAAAGGCCCGCGACAGGGCCAACCAGGAGAAGGACATCGAGGTCAAGTTCTCCTACCAGGGCGCTCCGAGGTACAGGATCGACATCACCGCTCCAGACTACTACAAGGCCGAGGAGGTTCTGGAAGACATAGCCGAGGAGATCCTCCGCGTCATCAAGGAAGCGGGCGGAGAGGCGACGCTGATAAGGAAGGAGAAGAGGATTAAGAAAGTTAAGAAGAGGGGTTCCTGA
- a CDS encoding RNA-protein complex protein Nop10, translated as MHFRIRKCPNCGRYTLKEVCPVCGSETKVAHPPRFSPEDPYGEYRRRLKRELLGIGRRS; from the coding sequence ATGCACTTCAGGATAAGGAAGTGTCCCAACTGCGGGAGGTACACGCTGAAGGAAGTCTGCCCGGTCTGTGGAAGCGAGACCAAGGTAGCTCATCCCCCACGCTTCTCGCCGGAAGACCCGTACGGCGAGTACAGGCGGAGGCTCAAGCGTGAACTCCTCGGTATTGGTAGGAGGTCTTGA
- a CDS encoding proteasome assembly chaperone family protein gives MKETMIYLLERPQLRDPVFIEGLPGIGLVGKLAADHLIQELEAVKFAELYSPHFMHQVLIKKGSIVELMKNEFYYWVNPDEDGRDLIIITGDQQVPPTDSPGHYEVVGKMLDLVQELGVREIITMGGYQVPELQGEPRVLAAVTHEELVEYYKKKLEGCSVEVIWREDEGGAIVGAAGLLLGMGKLRSMYGVSLLGESLGYIVDPKAAKAVLSAVTKILGIEVDMTALEERAKETEEILQKVQEMQRAMLEQGMPQSTQEEEDRGYL, from the coding sequence ATGAAGGAAACGATGATTTACCTGCTTGAGAGGCCCCAGCTTAGAGATCCAGTCTTCATAGAGGGCCTTCCCGGGATAGGCCTCGTTGGAAAGCTCGCGGCTGACCACCTCATCCAGGAGCTTGAAGCAGTCAAGTTCGCCGAGCTATACTCACCCCACTTCATGCACCAGGTTCTCATCAAGAAGGGCTCGATAGTCGAGCTGATGAAGAACGAGTTCTACTACTGGGTTAACCCCGACGAGGACGGCAGAGACCTCATCATAATAACCGGCGACCAGCAGGTTCCACCAACAGACAGCCCCGGGCACTATGAGGTCGTTGGAAAGATGCTCGACCTCGTTCAGGAGCTCGGCGTCAGGGAAATAATAACCATGGGCGGCTACCAGGTGCCTGAGCTCCAGGGCGAACCGAGGGTTCTGGCGGCGGTAACTCATGAAGAGCTCGTCGAGTACTACAAGAAGAAGCTTGAGGGCTGTTCGGTCGAGGTCATCTGGAGGGAGGACGAGGGTGGAGCGATCGTAGGAGCGGCGGGCCTTCTCCTCGGCATGGGCAAGCTTCGCTCAATGTACGGGGTAAGCCTCCTCGGTGAGAGCCTCGGCTACATAGTTGACCCCAAGGCCGCCAAGGCAGTCCTGAGCGCAGTAACCAAGATACTCGGCATCGAGGTTGACATGACCGCCCTCGAAGAGCGCGCCAAGGAGACGGAGGAGATACTCCAGAAAGTTCAGGAGATGCAGAGGGCGATGCTGGAGCAGGGAATGCCCCAGTCAACGCAGGAAGAGGAGGACAGGGGCTACCTCTGA
- a CDS encoding energy-coupling factor ABC transporter permease: MHIPDGLLSTPVIVVTYAITILAVAYSSRKLKEVPEEKIPLLGLFAAGIFAAQMVNFPIIGGVSGHLLGATLVAVLLGSYAAVIVMTSVLLIQTLLFGDGGITAIGANILNMGLIGAFIGYWVYSRLKSIHEGFAMGLAAWLSVVLGAALASVEIGLSHSLPFTKVLSLMVGYHALIGIGEAVLTVLIVYSIKARLPEIEGVPA; the protein is encoded by the coding sequence TTGCACATTCCTGACGGACTGTTAAGCACGCCCGTGATAGTGGTGACGTACGCGATAACGATACTGGCTGTTGCGTACTCTTCCAGAAAGCTGAAGGAGGTTCCAGAAGAGAAAATCCCTCTCCTCGGGCTCTTCGCGGCCGGCATATTCGCGGCGCAGATGGTTAACTTCCCGATAATCGGCGGGGTCAGCGGACATCTGCTCGGTGCAACGCTGGTAGCGGTTCTCCTCGGCTCCTACGCGGCAGTGATTGTCATGACATCAGTCCTCCTCATCCAGACTCTCCTCTTCGGCGACGGCGGAATAACCGCGATAGGTGCCAACATCCTCAACATGGGACTCATCGGGGCCTTCATCGGCTACTGGGTTTACAGCAGGCTCAAGAGCATCCACGAGGGCTTTGCGATGGGACTCGCCGCCTGGCTCTCCGTTGTGCTCGGTGCGGCGCTGGCTTCAGTTGAGATAGGCCTCAGCCACAGCCTCCCCTTCACGAAGGTTCTTTCCTTGATGGTCGGCTACCACGCCCTCATCGGGATTGGTGAGGCCGTTCTAACGGTTCTGATAGTTTATTCAATCAAGGCGAGGCTTCCCGAGATAGAGGGGGTGCCTGCATGA
- a CDS encoding PDGLE domain-containing protein, protein MKAVIKGLMIIAVVLAIVLPLASSNPDGLEATMEKVGLEEKPIYEAPLDYGETWGQSFAMGLLGIALTFGVAYALSRALKGV, encoded by the coding sequence ATGAAGGCCGTGATAAAGGGTCTAATGATAATAGCCGTTGTGCTGGCCATCGTCCTTCCCCTTGCATCGAGCAACCCTGACGGCCTTGAGGCAACGATGGAGAAGGTCGGACTCGAAGAGAAGCCCATCTATGAGGCACCGCTCGACTACGGCGAAACGTGGGGGCAGAGCTTCGCGATGGGACTCCTCGGAATAGCCCTAACCTTTGGAGTGGCCTACGCGCTGAGCAGAGCCCTGAAGGGTGTCTGA
- a CDS encoding energy-coupling factor transporter transmembrane component T family protein produces the protein MYLPFIFLYAFGVVTRKSLGELVYFFLLFAAVVVAFRPEKSTLKKLTFLLGFEGFLFLLALFNPGETILSTPFGDVTREGLNSFFLLLGKAFLSAGTALIVVESVGFTRILAEMEALRVPRVLILTLAFTYRYLDLFVEETTRMKRALDSRAFGVGRAEYYRKLASLFGEVFVRAYLRSGRVYRAMLARGFGEFPVFEEPRPTPGTVVLMALAAGGLIL, from the coding sequence GTGTACCTGCCCTTTATTTTTCTCTACGCTTTTGGGGTCGTAACGAGGAAGAGCCTGGGCGAGTTAGTCTACTTCTTCCTGCTTTTCGCGGCGGTCGTCGTAGCATTCCGCCCGGAGAAAAGCACTCTCAAAAAGCTCACTTTCCTCCTCGGCTTTGAGGGATTTCTTTTCCTTCTCGCGCTCTTCAACCCTGGAGAGACTATTTTGAGCACTCCATTTGGGGATGTGACGAGAGAAGGACTGAACTCGTTCTTCCTCCTTCTGGGGAAGGCCTTTCTCTCGGCTGGTACAGCTCTGATCGTCGTTGAATCGGTGGGTTTTACGAGGATTCTAGCCGAAATGGAGGCCCTGAGGGTCCCAAGGGTTCTCATCCTCACACTCGCCTTCACCTACCGCTACCTCGACCTCTTCGTTGAGGAAACTACCAGGATGAAGCGGGCCCTCGATTCCAGAGCCTTCGGTGTGGGAAGGGCCGAATACTACAGGAAGCTCGCTTCTCTCTTTGGAGAGGTCTTCGTGAGGGCCTACCTGAGGAGTGGAAGGGTTTACAGGGCCATGCTCGCGAGGGGCTTTGGAGAGTTTCCGGTTTTTGAGGAGCCGAGGCCAACACCCGGAACGGTCGTCCTGATGGCACTCGCCGCAGGGGGACTGATACTGTGA
- a CDS encoding energy-coupling factor ABC transporter ATP-binding protein, producing MIEIKGLHFSYGGREVLRGVNLRIKKGEAFGLLGPNGAGKSTLILHLNGLLKPKKGEVIINGINPVKKPGKARKIVGLVFQDPNDQLFSPTVFEDVAFGPYNLGLRGKELRKRVEEALGRVGMLDYINRETKALSFGEKKRIAIATVLAMEPEVIVFDEPFANLDFKGKKAVREIILGLKREGKTVILASHEAEYLFLCDRIALMDGGKIVKVGSPEEVLGNPELLRGHNLDVPPLVELFLRLGLKVPRSVEEGVELLKMWKVSDLD from the coding sequence GTGATTGAGATCAAAGGCCTTCACTTCTCATACGGCGGGAGAGAAGTCCTGAGGGGCGTGAACCTGAGGATCAAGAAAGGCGAAGCCTTTGGCCTCCTTGGGCCGAACGGGGCAGGGAAGAGCACCCTCATCCTGCACCTCAACGGACTGCTAAAGCCGAAGAAGGGTGAAGTGATTATAAACGGGATCAACCCAGTTAAAAAGCCCGGGAAAGCAAGGAAGATTGTTGGGCTCGTCTTCCAAGATCCAAACGACCAGCTCTTCTCTCCAACGGTGTTCGAGGACGTTGCCTTCGGCCCATACAATCTCGGTCTGAGGGGTAAAGAGCTCAGAAAGCGTGTTGAAGAGGCTCTCGGGAGAGTTGGGATGCTCGACTACATCAACCGGGAGACGAAGGCGCTTAGCTTCGGCGAAAAGAAGAGGATAGCGATAGCAACTGTTTTGGCTATGGAACCTGAAGTAATCGTCTTTGACGAGCCCTTCGCGAACCTCGACTTTAAGGGCAAGAAGGCAGTCAGGGAGATTATACTCGGGCTGAAGCGGGAGGGGAAGACAGTCATCCTCGCAAGCCACGAGGCAGAATACCTCTTCCTCTGCGACAGGATAGCGCTGATGGACGGGGGTAAAATCGTGAAAGTTGGTTCTCCTGAAGAAGTGCTCGGAAACCCTGAACTTCTTAGGGGGCACAACCTCGACGTACCGCCGCTCGTGGAGCTTTTCCTGAGGCTCGGCCTGAAGGTTCCGCGGAGCGTGGAAGAAGGGGTTGAGCTGCTGAAAATGTGGAAGGTCTCCGACTTGGATTGA